A stretch of Pseudomonas sp. LS.1a DNA encodes these proteins:
- a CDS encoding AraC family transcriptional regulator, with amino-acid sequence MLKPQRELLVEVDEWTWEVGSRATDYPTDWFIEPHSHAKHQLIYATKGLMIVESGNERWTVPPSRGVWMPCGQVHAIRCVGDVKMRSVFVRTDAAVQLPVQSKAISISPLLSELIKASVGFTAPFAEDSREARVMRLILDEICVLPTLPLKLSQPGDKRLQAICSALHERPDDNATLADWGQQLGVDEKTIQRLFRKETGMTFGQWRQQARLMQALERIALGERIIDVAGTLGYDSPSAFASMFKRQFGITPSQFFK; translated from the coding sequence ATGCTAAAGCCGCAGCGTGAATTGCTGGTGGAGGTCGATGAGTGGACCTGGGAAGTGGGCAGCCGTGCGACGGACTACCCGACCGACTGGTTCATCGAGCCCCACAGCCATGCCAAGCACCAACTGATCTATGCCACCAAAGGCCTGATGATCGTCGAGTCCGGGAACGAACGCTGGACCGTGCCCCCCAGCCGCGGCGTCTGGATGCCCTGCGGCCAGGTGCACGCGATCCGCTGCGTGGGCGATGTGAAGATGCGCAGCGTGTTCGTGCGCACCGACGCGGCAGTGCAGTTGCCCGTGCAGAGCAAGGCCATCAGCATCTCGCCGTTGCTCAGCGAACTGATCAAGGCCTCCGTAGGCTTTACCGCGCCGTTTGCCGAAGACTCGCGTGAAGCCCGGGTGATGCGCCTGATCCTCGACGAGATCTGCGTGCTGCCGACCTTGCCGCTGAAGCTGTCGCAGCCCGGCGACAAGCGCCTGCAGGCGATCTGCTCGGCGCTGCATGAGCGACCTGACGATAACGCCACCTTGGCCGACTGGGGCCAGCAGCTGGGGGTGGACGAAAAGACCATCCAGCGCCTGTTCCGCAAGGAAACCGGCATGACCTTCGGCCAGTGGCGCCAGCAGGCGCGGCTGATGCAGGCACTGGAGCGGATCGCCCTGGGCGAGCGGATCATCGATGTGGCGGGGACGCTGGGGTATGACAGCCCCAGTGCCTTCGCCAGCATGTTCAAGCGCCAGTTCGGTATCACGCCGAGTCAGTTCTTCAAATAG
- a CDS encoding MFS transporter yields the protein MTTSTASMAAATPADQPQGFLVRIVGAAAFAHLLNDLIQAVLPSIYPMLKSDFALSFAQIGWIALIYQVTASLLQPWIGLYTDKHPQPYLLPAGMLVTLVGIALLAFAGSYEMLLVAAAVVGVGSATFHPEASRVARMASGGRFGTAQSTFQVGGNTGSALGPLLTAAIVIPHGQPAIAWFMLAAALAVFVLLRVTGWTVRHGQTRLKTFAGQQAAGLSRGAMWRAVAVIAVLMFAKFVYIASFTNYFTFYLIEHFGLSVQHSQLYLFVFLAAVAVGTFAGGPVGDRIGRKAVIWVSFLGVAPFALALPYANLAWTVVLAVAIGLVMSSAFAALVVYAQEAVPGRVGMVSGVMFGLMFGISGIGAAGLGELADRHGIEWVYQVISFLPLLGLATALLPATRSQARPSRCC from the coding sequence ATGACGACCTCCACCGCCTCCATGGCCGCCGCCACACCTGCCGACCAACCCCAGGGCTTTCTGGTCCGCATCGTCGGCGCCGCCGCATTCGCCCACCTGCTCAACGACCTGATCCAGGCCGTGCTGCCGTCGATCTACCCGATGCTCAAGAGCGATTTCGCGCTGAGCTTTGCCCAGATCGGCTGGATCGCCCTGATCTACCAGGTGACCGCCTCCCTGCTGCAACCCTGGATCGGTCTTTACACCGACAAGCACCCGCAACCCTACCTGCTGCCGGCTGGCATGCTGGTGACGCTGGTGGGCATCGCCCTGCTCGCCTTCGCCGGCAGCTATGAAATGCTGCTGGTGGCCGCGGCGGTGGTCGGTGTGGGCTCGGCGACCTTCCACCCCGAAGCCTCGCGAGTGGCCAGGATGGCCTCCGGTGGGCGCTTCGGCACCGCGCAATCGACCTTCCAGGTCGGCGGCAACACCGGCTCGGCCCTCGGCCCGCTGCTGACCGCTGCCATCGTCATTCCGCACGGGCAGCCGGCCATTGCCTGGTTCATGCTGGCCGCCGCGCTGGCGGTATTCGTGCTGTTGAGAGTAACCGGCTGGACCGTGCGCCACGGCCAGACCCGGCTCAAGACCTTCGCCGGCCAGCAGGCAGCCGGCCTGTCGCGCGGCGCCATGTGGCGTGCCGTGGCGGTTATCGCCGTATTGATGTTCGCCAAGTTCGTCTACATCGCCTCGTTCACCAACTACTTCACCTTCTACCTGATCGAGCATTTCGGCCTGAGCGTGCAGCACAGCCAGCTGTACCTGTTCGTGTTCCTCGCGGCCGTGGCAGTGGGCACCTTCGCCGGTGGCCCGGTGGGTGACCGTATCGGGCGCAAGGCGGTGATCTGGGTCTCGTTCCTCGGCGTGGCGCCCTTCGCCCTCGCCCTGCCCTACGCCAACCTGGCCTGGACCGTGGTACTGGCGGTGGCCATCGGCCTGGTGATGTCCTCGGCCTTCGCCGCCCTGGTGGTGTATGCCCAGGAGGCCGTGCCGGGCCGGGTCGGCATGGTGTCGGGGGTGATGTTCGGGTTGATGTTCGGTATCAGCGGCATCGGCGCCGCCGGGCTCGGTGAACTGGCCGATCGGCATGGCATCGAGTGGGTGTACCAGGTCATCTCGTTCCTGCCGCTGCTGGGGCTGGCCACCGCGCTGCTGCCGGCGACCCGCTCGCAAGCCCGCCCCAGCCGCTGCTGTTAA